In Gemmatimonadaceae bacterium, the genomic window GAGCGGCGTGCACCCCGCCGCCGGATGGACGGAGCTCGCGCGGTCGGTGATCGCGCCCTATACTCGACGGAGAGTCGACCCGCCCCGATTGAAGTTCCTATCCCGCTCGGCCTCGTTCGATCGTTCCGAACCTCGCGCCGGCTCGCCGCCGCGCGAAGACCGCCACTGCGCCGAGGCCTGCCAACAGGAGCGCGCTGCTGCCCGGCTCCGGAACAGTGGTCGCAGTCCCGATCCAGGTGATCGTAGACGTTCCGGATACATCGACCGGTAGTGTCGGGTCGCCGAAGAATTGACCGCTACCCGAAGCCAGGGCGCTCCCACGCAAGTCCGCAAAGATTCCAGTGCCGTCGATGATTGTGACGAGCGTGTTCGCGAACGAGAAGGCGCCCGCCGCCCCAAGCTGCACCAAACCGGAGTAGTTCCCGAGAATCGTGTTGAGCGGGTCGGCGGTGAACCACGTGAAGGTGCCACTGACGCTGAGTACGGTTGGGTTCGCCGTCGGGCTTATGAACTGTAGAGACACCTGACGAGTGACACCAAAGGGATTGAGTGGTCCGGTGACGGTGCCGTGATCGATCACTGCAGGGGGGACACGCGTCGGGTTGCCGACGAACCCCCCGGAGGTCGTGAAGTTGAACGCCTGCGCGTGGAGCGCGGCCACGGGTAGTGCGGCCGATAGCGCAAGCCCGTAGAACATTTGGCGCAGCATGTGTCCTCCAGCGAAAGGTGACGGGGTGCTCTTCCTCTGCGAGCCTATCCCGCGCTATGCTACCAACTCACCGTGATCGCACCGTGATCTGCCCTCCCCGCCCGCCTCACGCGTGACCGAACTGCACCTGCTCGGACCACTCCGCGTCACCGGTTCCGCCGACGTGTCCCCCTCGGCGCTGCTGGCTCGCCCGAAGCGATTGGCGTTGCTCACCTGGTTGATCGGGGCAGGCCCGGCTGGTGTGCGACAGCGCGACGAGATCCTGGCAGTGTTCTGGCCCGATGCCAGCGAGACCCAGGCGCGGACAGCGCTGCGCCAGGCGCTCCAGGTGCTGCGACGCGTCCTTGGCGCGGCCGCTATCCCGAATCGCGGGACAGGTGTGCTCGTCGATCCGGCCCACTGCTGGTCAGACCTGCAAGCCATCACCGACGCGCTCAACGCAGGCGATCACGCCACCGCGAATGCGCTCTACCGGGGAGAACTCCTGCAAGGGCTGGTGGTGCCGGGCGCAGCCCCGTTCATGGATTGGCTCGACGCCACCCGTCGTCGTTTGCACGAACGTGTCGCAGAATCGGCCGAGCGCCTGTCGAAGGATGCGGAAGCGAACGGGGACGCCGCCGGCGCACTGCACTGGGCACGCCGCGCTGTGCAGCTCCTGCCACTCGAGTCCCGTGCGACGTCACGACTCGTGGAATTGTTTGAACGGGCGGGTGAGGAGCGTGCGGCATTCGGGGCGCTGGAACGCTTCACGGAGCAGCTGCGTCGTGAGCTGGATGTCGCACCGGGTGATGATGTGCAAGTGGCGACCGCTGCGCTGCGACGCAAGCAGCACGCACCCGAGTTCACGGTACCGCAAGGTCCCAGCGCGGCGCCCGGTGTCGTCATGGCGCGTCCGCGCATCCGGGTCTGCGTCACTCCAGTGCTTGCACTGACCCATGAGGGCGATCTCGACGTGGAGGCAGAGGGTCTCACCGATGAGCTCATCGCGGCCCTCGCGGAGCTGGATGGCCTGGAGGTACTCGCCCGCGCATCGAGTGCGGCGCTCCGGAGCGATGCGACGGGCGAGTCAACGCTCGGACGGCGCGTTGGTGCGGACTTCGTGGTATCCGGTACAGTGCGAACCGGCGCCGCCGATTCGCGACGACTCGTCCTGCGCGTCCACGACGTTGCGGGCGACAGCACGGTGTGGGCGCGTCGCTACTCGTTTGCGGACGATGGCTTCCTCGCGTTGTACGATCGCGTCACGTACGACGTCGCCGGGGCCCTCCGTATCCTCGTCCCAGAGGACGGCCGCTGGATGACGGCACGACGTCGCAGCCGAAGCGTGGAGGCACACCAGCACTGGTTGCGCGGCATGCATCACCTCTGGCGCCGCACGCCGCAGGACTTGCAGCGATCGCTCGAGCATCTCGAGAGTGCCACCACGATCGATCCGTCGTTCGCGTCGGCATGGGATCTCCTGGCAGATGTCTGGATCACCTTGCCGATCTACGCGGGCTATCCGCCGCGTGACGCACTGCCGCGCGCCATCGTGGCGGTCGACCGTGCCCTGGCACTTGATGCATCGCTGCCCCTGGCACACGCCCACCGAGGCCTGCTCGCTGCCACATGGGAGTGGGACGTGGACGCGGCCGCCGCGCACCTGCAGGAGGCCATTCGTGTTGGGCCGTGCGAAGCCGCCGTGCACGTCATTGCGTCGATGTACGTGCACTGCGCGCGTGGTGACCGTGAGGCGACACTGTCAGCGTCCCGGCGGGCGCTCGCGCTCGATCCGGTGAACACGCTGTCGCTGGCCTACGCGGCGCTCGGCGCCTCGGTGGTTGGTGCATACGAGGAGGCGCGAGCATTTGCGGAACAATCGCTGCTGCTCGACCCCGCGATGACGGTGGCGCACTGGGCAATGTCGCGCACATACTCGTTGACGGAACGACATGCCGACGCGCTCGAGCACGCGGACACGCTCGTGGAATTGACACATGGCAGTCCGATGTTCACGGCCTTTCGCGCTGTCGTGCTGGCGCGCGCTGGACGACAAACACAGGCACGGGCTGTCCTCGAGCACCTGGCTGCGTCACCGTCCCTGGCTGGCGCCATCGGCGTGCACACCGCCGCCGCGTGGCTCGCCCTTGGTGACACGTCCACGGCGATCGCCTGTCTCGAGGAGGCAGCGTCGGCACGGAGTTCCACCGTCGTCTTTCTACGCTTCGAGCCACTGTTCGAGTCGTTGCGCACGGATGCGCGGTTCCGTGCAATCACCCAACAGGTCAAGGGATGAGGCATTCGTGAGGCTCACCGTGGCCGTGATTGGTGCTTCCGGC contains:
- a CDS encoding PEP-CTERM sorting domain-containing protein; this encodes MLRQMFYGLALSAALPVAALHAQAFNFTTSGGFVGNPTRVPPAVIDHGTVTGPLNPFGVTRQVSLQFISPTANPTVLSVSGTFTWFTADPLNTILGNYSGLVQLGAAGAFSFANTLVTIIDGTGIFADLRGSALASGSGQFFGDPTLPVDVSGTSTITWIGTATTVPEPGSSALLLAGLGAVAVFARRRAGARFGTIERGRAG